A part of Methanohalobium evestigatum Z-7303 genomic DNA contains:
- a CDS encoding TATA-box-binding protein gives MADYKEDYNIKIENVVASTKLAEEFDLTKIEAEFEGAEYNKQKFPGLVYRVSNPKAAFLVFTSGKVVCTGAKNVDDVHVVIGNMAKKLNDIGIETIKDPVITVQNIVASADLHAVLNLNAIAIGLGLENIEYEPEQFPGLVYRIDDPKVVVLIFSSGKLVVTGGKSPDHCERGVEVVRNQLDGMGLL, from the coding sequence ATGGCAGATTATAAAGAGGATTACAACATCAAAATCGAAAACGTGGTGGCTTCCACCAAACTTGCAGAAGAATTTGATTTAACAAAAATAGAAGCCGAATTTGAAGGCGCAGAATACAACAAACAAAAATTCCCGGGTCTTGTATACAGGGTTTCCAATCCAAAAGCTGCTTTCCTTGTTTTCACTTCTGGTAAAGTTGTCTGCACAGGTGCCAAAAATGTGGATGACGTGCATGTTGTTATCGGGAACATGGCTAAAAAACTCAATGACATCGGTATTGAAACCATCAAAGACCCTGTAATTACTGTTCAGAATATTGTGGCATCTGCTGACCTGCATGCAGTACTCAATCTGAATGCTATTGCTATAGGTCTTGGTCTTGAAAACATAGAGTATGAACCCGAACAGTTCCCTGGTTTAGTATATCGTATTGATGACCCAAAAGTTGTAGTTTTGATATTTAGTTCAGGAAAACTGGTCGTTACCGGAGGTAAATCCCCTGATCACTGTGAACGCGGGGTAGAAGTGGTAAGAAACCAGTTAGATGGTATGGGGCTCCTGTAA
- a CDS encoding winged helix-turn-helix domain-containing protein, producing MATVDTEYKNELREIKEEISSMRKEFNRFFEYSNQQYLEQILQDMKNNFSRILIDYVVEDSKNSLNDNMVQDCKMKDFCESIFNDFLQETAQLLNNDSVGPGTIEQYYEQFNELKKEKAKYPKCETCFSEAAKLFEKQINLMRSLKIYEKEDDKENIQNLPVEEVVKDVCDPIANKQRLTILKSIATDTKSFTQLSKLTGLNGGNLLFHLDKLLNSGMIQQRSERGDYIITGKGYATLKGIFNIYSQIKL from the coding sequence ATGGCTACTGTTGACACTGAATATAAAAACGAACTCCGGGAAATAAAAGAGGAAATCAGTTCCATGCGTAAGGAATTCAACCGTTTTTTTGAATATTCGAATCAACAATATCTTGAACAAATATTGCAGGATATGAAGAACAACTTTTCCAGAATACTGATTGATTATGTTGTCGAGGACAGCAAAAACTCACTTAATGACAATATGGTACAGGACTGTAAGATGAAAGATTTTTGTGAATCAATATTTAATGATTTTCTGCAGGAAACTGCCCAACTATTAAACAATGACAGTGTGGGCCCGGGAACAATCGAGCAGTATTATGAACAATTTAATGAATTGAAAAAAGAAAAAGCAAAGTATCCAAAATGTGAGACATGTTTTTCTGAGGCTGCAAAACTGTTTGAAAAACAGATTAATCTCATGCGTTCATTAAAGATATATGAAAAAGAAGATGATAAAGAAAATATTCAAAATCTTCCCGTGGAAGAGGTTGTTAAAGACGTATGTGACCCCATAGCGAATAAACAAAGGCTTACGATATTAAAATCTATTGCAACCGATACAAAAAGTTTCACACAGCTATCCAAATTAACAGGTCTTAATGGCGGTAACCTGCTCTTTCATCTCGACAAACTTCTTAATTCAGGTATGATACAGCAAAGAAGTGAAAGGGGAGACTATATTATAACTGGGAAAGGATACGCAACATTAAAAGGAATATTCAATATTTATTCGCAAATAAAACTATAA
- the scpB gene encoding SMC-Scp complex subunit ScpB: MADENKKSRDKQIIEAALFAAGNTVDIQTLTRIISKSKKHTISVVQTLIEEYNGSDTGLEILDLGERYVMQVKPEFSELVSKLAPRELSSPILRTLSMIAYHQPITQSDLVDLRGNSAYDHVKELHDRGFIRTNAYGRTKLLETTPLFADYFGLESNDPESIKQKIIELSREQSGQKGLDRWLGRKVIAVTPMYESIMELCGIEDYRVINIYNPTEDDIDSLEDVYKLIIPKGYSENVEGYYDGEIIEVSSTTFDDLIESIKKLENISDSDKSQESIDYIRDLKEKYSSKALVISRKVKPETNMVARLVNDLRLSVSADGILIGPDYGESSNGEEIGKNADILVPTHQPDIHLIDRVCKRYDAIINGLKNVEG; encoded by the coding sequence ATGGCTGATGAGAACAAAAAATCAAGAGACAAACAAATTATCGAAGCAGCACTTTTTGCCGCCGGTAATACAGTTGATATACAGACACTCACAAGAATTATAAGCAAATCCAAAAAACATACCATATCGGTTGTTCAAACACTTATTGAAGAATACAATGGTAGTGATACTGGACTTGAAATACTGGATCTTGGAGAAAGATATGTGATGCAGGTTAAACCTGAATTTAGCGAACTTGTCAGCAAACTTGCTCCAAGAGAACTCAGTTCACCTATACTTAGAACCCTTTCCATGATAGCTTACCACCAACCCATCACCCAATCCGACCTTGTAGATTTAAGAGGTAATTCTGCCTATGACCATGTTAAAGAACTCCATGATAGAGGATTTATCCGCACAAATGCATATGGAAGGACAAAGTTACTTGAAACCACTCCACTTTTTGCCGATTATTTTGGACTTGAATCCAATGACCCTGAATCGATAAAACAAAAAATTATAGAACTTTCCCGTGAACAGAGCGGACAGAAGGGTCTTGACAGATGGCTTGGGAGGAAGGTTATAGCGGTCACCCCGATGTACGAATCAATTATGGAACTGTGCGGAATCGAAGATTACAGAGTCATTAATATCTATAACCCAACTGAAGATGATATCGATTCACTGGAGGATGTTTACAAACTTATTATTCCGAAAGGATATTCAGAAAATGTAGAAGGATATTACGATGGAGAAATCATCGAAGTTAGCTCTACTACTTTCGACGATCTGATTGAATCGATAAAGAAACTGGAAAACATATCAGACAGTGATAAATCACAGGAAAGCATCGATTATATCAGGGATTTAAAAGAGAAATATTCATCAAAAGCACTTGTCATCAGCCGTAAAGTCAAACCAGAAACAAATATGGTAGCAAGACTGGTGAATGACCTCAGACTCAGTGTATCCGCCGATGGTATTTTAATCGGGCCTGATTATGGCGAATCAAGTAATGGTGAGGAAATTGGTAAAAATGCGGATATACTTGTTCCCACCCATCAACCCGACATCCATCTGATTGACAGAGTCTGTAAAAGATATGATGCAATAATCAATGGACTGAAAAACGTCGAAGGTTAA
- a CDS encoding segregation/condensation protein A, with the protein METDQVSKNVYEIESGSFGENKNDTNHDPEYIKTFQMLGLDESQIELSDDVMNEPVEMLVNLANDGDIDPWDIDIVDITDKFLDKIEQMKLMDLRISARTLLYASVLLRMKSTGIIQEEEEDEDEEPDSLEMDGEIEFSEVEDYPVPNLPVRRNSKRPVTLNELVTELKKAEKVESRRKERNHSKKEIDRKEEKEQSSTDEVLDIAHEEDITGRAEGLYEKLEEMFQNKSYTSFSEISYGERSEKVMTYLSLLFLAADRKIKLNQEELFGELYIFPGNGVSEG; encoded by the coding sequence GTGGAAACAGATCAGGTATCAAAAAACGTATACGAAATTGAATCAGGTTCATTTGGGGAAAATAAAAACGATACCAACCATGACCCTGAATACATAAAAACTTTTCAGATGCTTGGTCTGGATGAATCCCAGATTGAGTTATCCGATGATGTAATGAATGAACCTGTTGAAATGCTGGTAAATCTTGCAAATGATGGAGATATCGATCCATGGGATATTGATATTGTTGATATTACAGATAAATTTCTGGACAAGATTGAACAGATGAAACTGATGGATTTAAGGATATCAGCAAGAACCTTGCTTTATGCTTCCGTTTTACTTCGTATGAAATCCACCGGAATCATCCAGGAAGAAGAAGAGGATGAGGACGAAGAGCCCGATTCTCTGGAAATGGATGGTGAAATCGAATTTTCAGAAGTAGAGGATTACCCTGTTCCAAATCTTCCTGTAAGGCGAAATTCCAAGCGTCCTGTTACTTTAAATGAACTCGTTACAGAACTAAAAAAGGCTGAAAAAGTAGAGTCCAGAAGAAAAGAGCGAAATCACAGTAAAAAAGAGATAGATAGAAAAGAGGAAAAGGAACAATCCTCTACTGATGAAGTACTTGATATTGCACATGAGGAAGATATTACCGGTCGTGCGGAAGGTTTGTACGAAAAACTGGAAGAAATGTTTCAAAACAAGAGCTACACTTCTTTTTCCGAAATATCCTATGGTGAACGTTCTGAAAAAGTCATGACCTATCTGTCCCTTCTGTTTCTTGCTGCTGACAGAAAAATTAAATTGAATCAGGAGGAGCTTTTTGGAGAACTTTATATATTTCCCGGTAATGGAGTGTCCGAAGGGTAA
- the aglJ gene encoding S-layer glycoprotein N-glycosyltransferase AglJ encodes MNVSTPENENVCILIPTLNEESTIVEIIRGFKSEGFDNIFVIDGNSTDRTCELAEGEGASIVVQSGKGKGQAVQEAFNIIESEYVVMVDGDGTYLPSDIHAMLSPILNGEAEHVIGNRFANFEPDAFTRLNLIGNRALNKLFSYAYRKKLNDILSGYRAFTHEAIKTLELKETGFEIESEMTIESIKKEFIVVEVPITYLARHEDADTKLNPLKDGFRIGMTIYKLAKMHNPMFYFGAIGAVLIILGTLSGIFVVIEWIKGITHLPLTILTALLIISGIQMFIFGLMSDLVVSLHRETIRNLRSINKK; translated from the coding sequence ATGAATGTGAGTACACCAGAAAACGAAAACGTTTGTATACTAATACCCACCCTTAATGAAGAATCTACCATTGTAGAAATAATAAGGGGTTTCAAATCTGAAGGATTTGACAATATATTCGTTATCGACGGCAACAGCACAGATAGAACCTGTGAACTGGCAGAAGGAGAAGGAGCCAGTATAGTTGTCCAGAGCGGTAAGGGTAAAGGTCAGGCGGTACAGGAAGCTTTCAACATAATAGAAAGTGAATATGTTGTGATGGTAGACGGGGACGGAACGTATCTACCATCGGATATTCATGCAATGCTATCTCCAATACTAAATGGAGAAGCAGAACATGTTATAGGTAACCGTTTTGCAAATTTTGAACCTGACGCTTTTACCCGACTAAACCTTATAGGAAACCGGGCTCTTAATAAATTATTCAGTTATGCATATCGGAAAAAATTGAATGATATCCTGTCTGGATACCGTGCCTTTACCCATGAAGCTATCAAAACACTGGAACTTAAAGAAACCGGTTTTGAAATTGAATCAGAAATGACGATTGAAAGCATCAAAAAAGAATTTATTGTGGTTGAAGTTCCAATCACTTATCTGGCAAGACATGAGGATGCCGATACCAAACTCAACCCGCTAAAAGATGGTTTCAGAATAGGAATGACAATATACAAACTTGCAAAAATGCACAATCCTATGTTTTATTTTGGTGCCATCGGTGCAGTGCTAATTATTCTTGGCACACTTTCGGGCATTTTTGTGGTAATTGAATGGATAAAAGGGATTACCCATCTGCCTCTGACAATTCTTACAGCACTTCTTATTATCTCGGGTATACAGATGTTCATATTCGGGTTAATGAGCGATTTGGTTGTATCACTTCACAGAGAAACAATACGTAATCTTCGTTCAATAAATAAAAAATAA
- a CDS encoding pyrimidine dimer DNA glycosylase/endonuclease V, with translation MRIWDIPPDKLCRNHLLGEHRELHALWSIIINNKKAYSNHPETLRWKDKLRALHLRHEKLVEEMDKRGYNHQSPLDVRFATGSDTQDEFIDSYEKQVKILKEKNCGCSV, from the coding sequence ATGAGGATATGGGATATACCTCCTGATAAATTATGCCGAAATCATTTACTTGGCGAACATAGAGAATTACATGCATTGTGGTCGATAATTATTAACAACAAAAAGGCTTATTCTAATCATCCTGAAACTCTACGCTGGAAGGATAAACTTAGAGCCCTGCATTTGAGACATGAAAAACTGGTCGAAGAAATGGATAAAAGAGGATATAATCATCAATCCCCACTTGATGTCAGGTTTGCTACAGGCAGTGATACACAAGATGAATTCATAGATTCTTATGAGAAGCAGGTAAAGATTTTGAAAGAAAAAAATTGCGGATGTAGTGTTTAA
- a CDS encoding MTH865 family protein, with protein sequence MSVKDDIHEQIKGALQSVDFPINIPEELLNAFPEGADTTCKSGDVEVTAGEAGKLLKEDDFPFNSAKEVADTIVDRANL encoded by the coding sequence ATGAGTGTCAAAGATGACATCCATGAACAGATAAAAGGAGCTCTCCAGAGTGTAGATTTTCCGATAAACATACCTGAAGAATTATTGAACGCATTCCCTGAAGGAGCAGATACAACCTGCAAATCAGGAGATGTTGAAGTCACCGCTGGAGAAGCAGGAAAACTACTAAAAGAAGATGATTTCCCATTTAACAGTGCAAAAGAAGTAGCAGACACTATTGTAGATAGAGCAAACTTATAA